The sequence below is a genomic window from Sparus aurata chromosome 6, fSpaAur1.1, whole genome shotgun sequence.
ATAGAGAGGCATTGTAAAATATACTGACCACAGAAGAGCAACATTTGTGAGTATTTCTGTTGGTAGACTAAATGCTAATACATTGGAAAAGTTTTTGGGTTCAAAATGTTATTCTGGGTTACCACCTGAACGCTCAAAAAACACAGAGCATCTGTGCTAAATGAATTCTTAACTAGCCGAACTAGTCACTAGGCATAACTTATGCAAATATGTGAAgtaatgtgatgtcacaaagtcacagatttAGAGGTGGAACTACtaacgaggtgtttcaggagcagggttttctgtgggagaaatgAGCtactgttggtgcagactttgaccttgcttttttaattttaagatgttttacacTCACAAGATCATATATGAAACACATAATGTCATAATAGGTCTCCTATAACTCGTATTTTCAGTTTTACCAAAGAATGGATCTGTTGAAAGTCCATCTGCTCTTTCCTCTAGTTTAACCAGCtggttattttacatttatcaCAAGAATTTCTCATATTGCCCCAGTGAAATTCTTGTGGTTTGTGTTGAACATCAGCAGACTATGAGTCAAACGAACACTTCCTGACTCTGAGGTGACTTGCTTGTTACTGTCCTGATTTCAGCTCTGTACACATCTTACAATGAATTACCATGTATGATGGAGTGTCCCTTTAATTTTAATTCAAAGCGAAGACTTACCAGCAAAAGTTGTGCCCCCTGCTCATCTATCTCTGGAACAAAGTCAGTGATTGGTCGAGGTAAGAGAGGGGGGAAGTTTTTTCTTGAGAGTGTAACATCGGTGGGCCACTCCTCCTCTGGTGGCAAGCCAATAACTCTGAAAAAGAGAGATTATTGTCAGTGAGATAGTAGGAATCAACTGCCAAAGTCAGGTGTATGTGATGGAAACAATTAGTTACTCACTCGAGAATTTTGCCAAGCTGGTCCACTTCTGATTCTCCGCAGAACAAAGGtctgacagacaggacagaaagTTTGTACCAAAGTCAAAAAAGTTAAAGCAGCTCTCATTTAATGAGCCCACATGTGTttgtacttcctgtttgtgcagGAGGTCGAACAGCAACACACTGTCCCTCAGATGCAGATTAGCAGGCTGGCATGAAGGGCAAGTTGAAGGATCCCACTGATCAAGTTTGCAACGTCTCACCAAATTACACTTGTTAATTGTTTTTGATAGTGTAAGCTATAACATTATAACGATGTGCCTCTGCTCCATCAATGTATCATTATGTAATCACCATCATTATACTAACTGTTCCCAAGACAATTATTCTCAGACATGAATCCCTTTATGCAATTACACAATGCATCATATCTACCACTAGATGGAGCTACTGTGTATGTGCTGCACTGGTTATCCGCTGATCTGGGAGAGAGGTTGTGAATAATTGCCAATTAGAAATCATATATTACTCCAAGCATATAGacagagacacatttaaattacaTGTCGTCGAGCTGCACAGGTTGCCTtaaatttacacatttttgcttGCAGAAACACCTTGTGCACAAGTGAACAACAATAAAGTCTGCATGTTAAGAGTATATTAAAAAACTTAGCTACGactaaaatacaatatatatgCTGTaacataatgtgtgtgttcaactCCTGACAGTTTAATAGTCCGGACAAGATTTCCCGAACGCCTAAGATAACTTGATAATGTTGACCATTTACAGATTAAATCTGAACCCTCCTAAACTGTTTTTGCAGTTGTTTTAAATCACGAATGCACCTACACAACCTTTTAAGAGTCTAAAGGTGAAGCGGCAAAGGGCAGCTGCAGCTCAGGGATaaagccagtgtcttgttatcggaaggttgctggttcgattccactggtctgcatgtcaaagtgccCTTGgtcaagatactgaaccccaaattgcccCTGATGTGctgttggcaccttgcatggcagccaccaccatcggTGTATGAATATATGAATGGATTTGAGCCACTTCAgaaaaagcgtctgctaaatgccctaaaactTAAATGAAGCATCCGTTTGCTATGATAGATATCATATTTGGTCTATTATGTCTTATAATTTAGCGTTGGCATGTTTGGGACTATGAGAAACTTTTAGACAAGAAACATAGAGTAATGTTCTCCAGATTATGagcaaatattaatatttaacatgtcTGCAAACAGTCAAtgtattcacttttttttctctacagtATCCAATCATGTCAATTTAAGCAAGATTAACCTTTCTAGACATTTTAGTTACATTTAGGCGACTCAAGCACTTTCCAGATAGGGAAAGATGTTATCTTGGTTTAATTTGAAGAAGTCAGAAGCGACTTAAAATACGAGACAGGAAAAGACTTTAGTCAATCTTTAATGGAAGCCACAATCTTCACCTAACTTTAATTAAGAGTTACAGTAATCTAAAAATAACAACCAATAAAAAGTTGAACATGGTCCTTTGCTTTGTAAGGCCCTGCCTGTGTTTCATGCCACACGTTCcggattggaaaaaaaaaacgttgtctGTGAACATTCTCCAAGCTGTGTTTTCCTCCGAAATGTATTTGGAAAAGTATATTAACATTAACGTATTTTGTTGGAGAAATCtttggtgtttgtggtgtggaTTATTCTGCTGACTCACTTGCATCTAAACATCTCGGCAAAGATGCAGCCGGTGCTCCAGATGTCCACAGGTGTGGCGTAACTTGACTGCAGCAGAACTTCAGGAGGTCGATACCACAGCGTGACCACctgggagaaaaacaaacatgtccaTCAGCAGGTGTGGGACCAAATGATTCGAACAcgattaaagaaaacaaaaatcaggaACCATTAAAATGTTATAGTAAGCCACAGAACAGTACTTTTTGTTTAAGCTTGTTCACACCAATAaccaaaaaaacatgtctgatgACCATTTTCCAAAGCTTAGTGCACCAGACTCCCTTCCTTCAAGTTAGCTGAGCTAAAAATCAcaaattttcccttttttctacAAATTTCATAATCAAAACACAATAAGCTTTTAGTGTAGTCCACGTGAGTTCTTACCACAGGAGTGAGGGCCATGTGGCAGCTGTAGATCCTGGCCAGTCCAAAGTCAGCCAGCTTCACCTGGCCCTGGCTGGTCACCAGAATATTCTCTGGTTTCAAGTCTCGGTGCATCACGCGGTTCGAGTGAAGGAATGCAAGACCACACAGCAACTGCCTCATCAGGTCCTGCAGAGTAACACCGTTATACTTCCACTAAAACTACAGTTCAACAGACTTCAATTTACAACATATTTGACAGATTATGAAGTTTAGTTTAGATACTGTTTTGGTCAGTTCTTGCCTTAATGTGTCCAGGAGATAATCCTGCAGTTGGGGCCCTCTCTAGGTACGTCTTGAGGTCTTGGTCCACATGTTCAAACACCAGAGTGACTTTCGTCTCCTGGTCTGATCTCTGGGTGGCACACACATCCATAAGCCTGTCATGTAGAATAAAAAGTGACTTCTGTGAGGAGGCGGTGTTCACAGTGGGTTGTAGACAGCACACAGAACACTTTAATGACGGTCTTACCTGACCACATTGGGGTGGTCAAACTGCTCCAGCCGTCTCAACAGAGCCACCTCTCTGACTGTGGAGACGGGGAGGCCATTTTGGTCCGTCTGGACACGCACGCTCTTCAGAGCCACAAACTGCCCGCTCTCTGTGTCTCGGGCCTTATAAACCGTCCCGTAAGCGCCTCCTCCGATCTCTGCCACTGGCTCATACTGGATACTGGTGCCGTGGGCCATGGCCAAGATCAAACAGACTGAGACAAAGTAGGGCAGACAAATCAGATGTAAAAGCTATTAATTACAAGAATGAGATTATTAAAAGGGATTTTGAAACGTCACGCTAATGTGGAGCCTGGAGCTGTTCTATCGAAAATACTGGAAAATCCACAATGGAGGAACTGGGAAACCTTATCCTTATTTTATACACATCACTGTGTAATAGTAGGAAACTCAGACCCCTTTCACACTCATCAACCAATCACTCAACCCAAACCTACCCAACACAGATGTATGTAAAGACAGTGTAGTTGAAACAGATCGTGCTACGCTATCAGACCAGACGACTGCAGACAATACAAGTCAAAATCAAGAAAGACAAGACACATAAAAAACATCCAACATCTGTAAAGCCACCCAGTCAGTGAGTCTAAAAGGTTTAATGACAATAGTAAACCAGTATACCCATTCTCCATCAGTTCTCTGCACTGGCAAagtttggtaaaaaaaataataaaaaaaaaatctccctgtTTTTCTCaatatggcaagtttttcctcactcggaTCGAGGggctaaggacagaggatgtctttcactgtacagattgtaaagcccgcTGAGGCAATCGTGATTTTGGGCTTCATAAATAGAATTGATTTGTAAAGGAATAAACCCCACTCAAATATTGTCTCTGATTAGCTGGTGACTAATTAGtaagaaacacaaactgtcttGAGGCtaagaataaaacattgcagAGGCTGGACTTCAATGCCTTTCTACTCCAAACCTCTCATATTCAAAATGAGCAGCAGCTCCTCGGCAGCTCTTGTGCTTCAATATCGATTTCTGAATGAGTACAGAGCTGATTTTGAGCTGGCAGCAGCGCGCCTCAGAagaaacatttttgtctttttctcaaAATGTACTGAAATACTTGTCTATTGTAACTCTGCTATTATACTTTTGCATCCAAATAACATCCGCTTTTTGGCAAAGAGTTGTCAGTAAACAACAGCTCCTTATAAGTGTCCAATGAGGAGATATGAATGTGTCATGTACACCAGTCAGCctcaacattaaaaccactgacgg
It includes:
- the cdk4 gene encoding cyclin-dependent kinase 4 codes for the protein MAHGTSIQYEPVAEIGGGAYGTVYKARDTESGQFVALKSVRVQTDQNGLPVSTVREVALLRRLEQFDHPNVVRLMDVCATQRSDQETKVTLVFEHVDQDLKTYLERAPTAGLSPGHIKDLMRQLLCGLAFLHSNRVMHRDLKPENILVTSQGQVKLADFGLARIYSCHMALTPVVVTLWYRPPEVLLQSSYATPVDIWSTGCIFAEMFRCKPLFCGESEVDQLGKILEVIGLPPEEEWPTDVTLSRKNFPPLLPRPITDFVPEIDEQGAQLLLKMLTFDPFKRISALNALDHPYFHDGETLTQTKS